TACTTTTGAATATTTTTCCGGGTCTATCTGCTGGAGATATCTTAGCAACTTTCTTCTTTTTCCAATCAATTTTAAAAATCCTCTTCTGGAATTAAAATCTTTTTTGTGCTTTTTAAAATGTTCATTTAATACTTCAATTCTTTTTGTAAGAATAGCAATTTGCACCTCTGGAGAACCTGTATCTTTTTCATGTCTTCCAAATTTTTTCATCAAATCTTTTTTTATCTCACTTTCAAGCATTTTTTCTCCCTTTTTCTTTTTTTATTTTATAATAAATAATTATATGCTAAAAAAAACCTTTGTCAATTTTATAATTTAATGTTAAATTTATTATAAAATTCTTAAGAAAAAAATGGAAAATTTTATAAAATTGAGAGGAATGCGAGATATTTTGCCGGAAGAAATTGAGATATGGAAGAAAATTGAAAAAACATTTATTGAGGTAAGTGAGTTATTTGGTTTTGGAGAGATAAGAATTCCTGTTTTAGAAAGTAAGGCCTTATTTGAGAAGGGAATTGGTACAGATACAGATATAGTTATGAAGGAAATGTATGAATTTAAAGATAAAAAAGGAAGAGATATTGCTTTAAGGCCTGAAGGAACTGCTTCTGTTGTCAGAGCATATATTGAAAATAAAATTTATGAAAAGAAAAAAATTGCAAGATTTTATTATCTTGGTCCTATGTTCAGGTATGATAGACCTCAGAAAGGAAGATACAGACAGTTTTATCAGTTCGGTGTAGAAAGTTTTGGTGGAAAAAGTCCATATTTTGATGGAGAAGTAATACAAATACTGAGTATTGTTTTTGAAAAACTTATGATTGAAAATTTTGTATTTCTTATAAACTCTCTCGGATGCAAAAATTGTAAAAATGAATATGTTGAAATAATAAAAAGTTATTTTGAAGAAAATTTTGATAAATTTTGTGATGATTGTAAATTAAGAATAAGAAGGAATCCGTTAAGAGTTTTTGATTGTAAGAATAACTTGTGTAAGTATGCAATTGAAAAATTGCCCTCTATTATTGATTATTTGTGCAACGATTGTAAAAAACATTTTGATATACTTATAAATTTACTTAAAAAATTTAATGTGAATTTTGAAATTAATCCGAAACTTGTAAGAGGGCTTGATTATTATACTAAAACAGTTTTTGAAGTACTGGATAAAAATGAAAATATAGCAATCGCAGGTGGTGGAAGATATGATAATCTTGTTAAAGAAATGGGTGGACCGGATATTCCGGCTGTTGGTTTTGCTGCAGGTATTGATAGAATAGTTCCGCTTTTAAACTCAAAACAAATTGAAAAAAAGGAAATTATCTATTGTATTTTTCTTGGGGAAAATGCAAGAATAAAAGGTTTTGAAATAATGAAAAATTTGATTGATAACGAAATAAGAGTTGAATCTGACTATGAAGATAGACCAATAGGAGAATATTTGAGGATTGCTAACAAAAGCGGAAAAAAATGGTGTATAATTTTAGGAGAAAATGAGATTAAAAAAGGAGTTATTATTTTAAAAAATATGGAGACAGGTTTTCAGGAAGAAATAAATGAAAAAGATATAGTGAATATTATAAAGGAGAAGATAAAATGATAAGAACTCATACCTGCGGTGAATTATCAAGAAAAAATGTCGGAGAAAAAGTAAAACTTTGTGGTTGGATTCATTCAATCAGGGACCATGGGAATTTAATATTTATTGATTTAAGAGATAGATATGGGATTACTCAGATTGTTTGTTCTCAGGAAGGAATTTCAGTTGAAAAATGGGAAAAATTAAAAGAAATTAAAAATGAGTTTGTTATTTCTATAGAAGGTTATGTTGTTGAAAGACCTGAGGAGACCATAAATAAAAAAATACCTACAGGTGAAATTGAGGTTAAACTTATTAATTTTGAAATTTTAAATACAAGTAAAATTTTACCATTTGAAATTGAAGGAAATGAAAAGATAAATGAAACATTGCGACTTAAATATAGATACCTTGATATGAGAAAACCTGATTTTCAGAAAAATCTTATTAAAAGGTCTGATTTCGTTTTTCATGTAAGAGAATTTTTAAAAAAACATAATTTTGTAGAAATTGAAACTCCGATTCTGACAAAAAGTACTCCGGAAGGTGCGAGAGATTTCATTGTTCCTTCAAGATTGAATCCGGGGAAATTCTACGCTTTGCCACAGTCACCACAACTTTTTAAACAGATTTTAATGATAGGAGGTTTTGATAGGTATTATCAGATAGCAAAGTGTTTCAGGGATGAAGATTTAAGAGCAGATAGACAGCCTGAATTTACACAAATAGATATTGAAATGTCTTTTATAGAAGAAAATGATATTATTACACTGATGGAAAATCTTTTTAAGGATGTAATAGAAAAAACATTTGGAATAAAAATTGAAATTCCATTTAAAAAAATTACTTATAATGAGGCAATAGAAAAATATGGTACAGATGCACCTGATATGAGAACTAACATTGAATTTGTTGATTTAACCAGAATTTTTGAAAAAAGTGAAATAAGGATATTGAATGAAATTATTGAAAGAAAAGGTGTAATTAAAGGTTTTTTTATAAAAGACGGAGAGAAGATTACTTTGAAAAATATTGAGGAATATAATGAATTTGTTAAAAATGCTGGTGGGAACGGAATTGGATGGATAAGATTTAAAAATGATGATATACAAAGTCCACTCAAAAAAATTCTTTCTGAAAATATAGTAAATGAAATTAAAAACTTATCACCTCATAAATCATCCAATGAACTTTTATTATTTCTTGGAGGAAAAAGAAGTTGGGTAAATGAAATACTTAAAGGACTGATTGATAGAATGAAAGATAAATTAATTGAAAAAAAAGATGAACTTTCTTTTATATGGGTTGTTGATTTTCCTCTTTTTGAATACAACGAAGAGGAAAAACGGATTCAATCGGTTCATCATCCTTTTACTTCTCCTAAAATAGAGGATATTGAAATACTTGAAACAGAACCGTTAAAGGTAAAATCAAGAGCATATGATATTGTATTAAATGGTATAGAAATTGGTGGAGGAAGTATAAGAATAAATAAAAGAGAACTTCAGGAAAAGATTTTTAAGATTATAGGACTTGAAGAGAATATTTATTTACAGAGATTTGGATTTTTACTGGAAGCCCTTGAATTTGGTGCTCCACCCCACGGCGGTATTGCTATCGGGCTTGATAGGTTGGTGATGCTTTTACTTGGAGAAGAAAGTATACGGGAAACTATTGCTTTTCCAAAAACCCAGAAAGGAGTTTGTCTTTTAACAGATGCACCGGGTGAAGTGGAATATAATCTTTTAAAGGAAAATAGAATTAAAATTGACATTGCAAATGAATAATGATAATCTTTTTATAAGAAAATGTGGAGGGGAAAATGAAAAAACTGTTATTATTTGTATGTAGTTTATTATTAAGTGGTTGTGCGATGTATCAAACCAAAAGAGAAATTGAACCAAAAAAATCTTTTGAGGAAATGGTTGATATTAAATTAAAACAGGCAATAGCAATAGCGGAAACAGCACTTGAAATCAGTAAAAATGCTGAAAAATTATCTATAGAAGCAGTTAATACGAGTAATCAGGCAAAGGCAAATTCTGAAGTAGCGATAAAAAAAGTAGATGAAGCAATAGCAGCAACAAATGAAGTTAAAAAATTTACTGAAAGTGAAGTTCAGAAAGCAATAAGTGCAGCAAATAAAGCATCTGAAGAGGCGATTAAGGCTGCAAATGAGGCATCTCAAAAGGCAATTGATAAGTCAAATGAAGCAATAAAAATAGCAAATGAAGCAAGTGAGAAAGCAATAAATATGGCAAATGAAGCAAGTGAAAAAGCAATAAAAGCATCCAATGAAGCAAGTGAAAAATCAATTGCAGTAGCCAATCAAACAATAGCAGAAATTAATAAACTTAGAGCAACTATTCAGATGAAACCATCGGAACCAATTATAGAAGAAGAACCTAAATCAGGTAAATATTATACCATTCAAAAAGGAGATACTTTAAAAAAAATTGCTTATAAGTTTTATAATGATACTTCAAAATGGTATTTGATTTATCAAGCAAATAAAGACATTATAAAAAATCCTGATAATTTAGTACCCGGTAGAAAAATATACATACCCTAAAAATGATTATTAAAAAACAGATTGAAATTTCCAACGAAGAAGCCCAATTCCTTTATGGTATAAGAGATGAAAATCTTGAATTTATAGAAAATCTTTTTGGGATTGAAATTTTTGCCAGAGGGAATTTACTGACATTTAAAGGGGAAAATGAAAAAGTAGAAAAAGTTTTAGAACTTTTACATGAAATCCTTAGAAATAGAGCAAAAAAGAAATTTATTACAAAAAGTGATATTCTTATGATGGTAAGAGATGATAAAGGAAAAGAAATAAAAGATGAAAAAACACAGGAAAAAAAAGACAGTAGTATCTGGATAAATTCAAAAAAAGATTTTGTTATACCAAAAACATCCACTCAAAAAAAATATGTAAAAGCAATAAGAAAATATGACCTTGTTGTTGGAATAGGACCTGCAGGAACAGGAAAAACATATCTTGCAGTTGCATGTGGAATTGAAGCGATTAAAAAAGGACAGTTTCAGAGATTTATTTTAACCAGACCTGCTCTTGAAGCAGGGGAACGACTTGGATTTTTGCCAGGTGATCTTGAAGAAAAGATTAAACCGTACCTTCAACCTATATATGATGCACTTTTTGACCTGCTTAAATATGAAGAGTTGAGAAGATGGCAGGAAAGAAAAATTATAGAAATTGTTCCACTTGCATATATGAGAGGTAGAACTTTAAGTAATGCTTTTATAATACTTGATGAAGCACAAAATACGAGTTTTGCACAAATGAAAATGTTTTTAACACGACTTGGTATTGATTCAAAAATTGTTATAACAGGTGATATAACCCAGATTGACCATCCTTTATCTTCAACAACTTCAGGGCTTGTAGAAGTTCAAAGTATTCTTTCAGGGATAAAAGGGATTAAATTTGTTTACTTTACCAATAGAGATGTTGTAAGACATAAACTTGTCAAAAAAATCATAGATGCTTATGAGAAATACTACAAAAATAGAAATGGAAATAGAAATCTTTCAGAGGATAAGGAAAATAAAAATAAATAAAGAATTTTTAAAAAATAAACTTATCAGGTTAAAAAAAATAATTAATCCACCACCAAAAAAAGTATTCGTTTATTTAGTTAATAACAGAAAAATAAAATTGTTAAATAAAGAATTTCTAAAAAAAAATGGATTTACTGATGTTATTTCTTTTAAATACTCAAAGGACTTTGGAGAATTAATAATTTCTGTTGAAGAATGTGAAAAAAATGCAAAAATTTATTCCAATACACTGGAGGAAGAACTTCTTTATGTAATAATTCACGGGA
The sequence above is a segment of the bacterium genome. Coding sequences within it:
- a CDS encoding PhoH family protein → MIIKKQIEISNEEAQFLYGIRDENLEFIENLFGIEIFARGNLLTFKGENEKVEKVLELLHEILRNRAKKKFITKSDILMMVRDDKGKEIKDEKTQEKKDSSIWINSKKDFVIPKTSTQKKYVKAIRKYDLVVGIGPAGTGKTYLAVACGIEAIKKGQFQRFILTRPALEAGERLGFLPGDLEEKIKPYLQPIYDALFDLLKYEELRRWQERKIIEIVPLAYMRGRTLSNAFIILDEAQNTSFAQMKMFLTRLGIDSKIVITGDITQIDHPLSSTTSGLVEVQSILSGIKGIKFVYFTNRDVVRHKLVKKIIDAYEKYYKNRNGNRNLSEDKENKNK
- the hisS gene encoding histidine--tRNA ligase produces the protein MENFIKLRGMRDILPEEIEIWKKIEKTFIEVSELFGFGEIRIPVLESKALFEKGIGTDTDIVMKEMYEFKDKKGRDIALRPEGTASVVRAYIENKIYEKKKIARFYYLGPMFRYDRPQKGRYRQFYQFGVESFGGKSPYFDGEVIQILSIVFEKLMIENFVFLINSLGCKNCKNEYVEIIKSYFEENFDKFCDDCKLRIRRNPLRVFDCKNNLCKYAIEKLPSIIDYLCNDCKKHFDILINLLKKFNVNFEINPKLVRGLDYYTKTVFEVLDKNENIAIAGGGRYDNLVKEMGGPDIPAVGFAAGIDRIVPLLNSKQIEKKEIIYCIFLGENARIKGFEIMKNLIDNEIRVESDYEDRPIGEYLRIANKSGKKWCIILGENEIKKGVIILKNMETGFQEEINEKDIVNIIKEKIK
- the ybeY gene encoding rRNA maturation RNase YbeY codes for the protein MRNTTKIEMEIEIFQRIRKIKINKEFLKNKLIRLKKIINPPPKKVFVYLVNNRKIKLLNKEFLKKNGFTDVISFKYSKDFGELIISVEECEKNAKIYSNTLEEELLYVIIHGILHLKGYRDYNKKEREKMLSIQDEIFSVIMQNEKQKKFFFA
- the aspS gene encoding aspartate--tRNA ligase: MIRTHTCGELSRKNVGEKVKLCGWIHSIRDHGNLIFIDLRDRYGITQIVCSQEGISVEKWEKLKEIKNEFVISIEGYVVERPEETINKKIPTGEIEVKLINFEILNTSKILPFEIEGNEKINETLRLKYRYLDMRKPDFQKNLIKRSDFVFHVREFLKKHNFVEIETPILTKSTPEGARDFIVPSRLNPGKFYALPQSPQLFKQILMIGGFDRYYQIAKCFRDEDLRADRQPEFTQIDIEMSFIEENDIITLMENLFKDVIEKTFGIKIEIPFKKITYNEAIEKYGTDAPDMRTNIEFVDLTRIFEKSEIRILNEIIERKGVIKGFFIKDGEKITLKNIEEYNEFVKNAGGNGIGWIRFKNDDIQSPLKKILSENIVNEIKNLSPHKSSNELLLFLGGKRSWVNEILKGLIDRMKDKLIEKKDELSFIWVVDFPLFEYNEEEKRIQSVHHPFTSPKIEDIEILETEPLKVKSRAYDIVLNGIEIGGGSIRINKRELQEKIFKIIGLEENIYLQRFGFLLEALEFGAPPHGGIAIGLDRLVMLLLGEESIRETIAFPKTQKGVCLLTDAPGEVEYNLLKENRIKIDIANE
- a CDS encoding LysM peptidoglycan-binding domain-containing protein; the encoded protein is MKKLLLFVCSLLLSGCAMYQTKREIEPKKSFEEMVDIKLKQAIAIAETALEISKNAEKLSIEAVNTSNQAKANSEVAIKKVDEAIAATNEVKKFTESEVQKAISAANKASEEAIKAANEASQKAIDKSNEAIKIANEASEKAINMANEASEKAIKASNEASEKSIAVANQTIAEINKLRATIQMKPSEPIIEEEPKSGKYYTIQKGDTLKKIAYKFYNDTSKWYLIYQANKDIIKNPDNLVPGRKIYIP
- the rpsO gene encoding 30S ribosomal protein S15, which produces MLESEIKKDLMKKFGRHEKDTGSPEVQIAILTKRIEVLNEHFKKHKKDFNSRRGFLKLIGKRRKLLRYLQQIDPEKYSKVINELNLRK